A region of the Gammaproteobacteria bacterium genome:
TTTCGCTACTTCGAGAGCGCGAGGATGGCCTACTTCGAGCGCATCGGGTTCGGCGAGCCGGCGACCGGCATCGGCCCGATTCTCGCCGAAACCCGCTGCCGCTTCCGCGCCCCGCTGCGCTACCCCGACTACATCGCCGTGGGAGCACGCGCCCGTGCTGTCGAAACTGACCGATTCACCATGGATTACGCTGTGGCCGGGCATCGCGACCGGCGCATCGTTGCCGAAGGGAGCGGCCTTGTGGTGTGCTATGACTACCAGTCGCATCGCAAGACAGCGTTGCCCGGAGCGATAGTCGACGCCATTGAACAGCTGCAGAGCCCATGATCGTGCGACGGACCAACCGAGGCGGTATAGTTCCACGGCTGGAAAACACATAGAACACGGAGTAATTAGATGGCAGACGGCAAGATTGAGATTCCCGCTGACGGTGACCGCATCACGCTGAAGAACGGCGTATTACAGGTGCCGGACAACCCGATCGTGCCGTTTATCGAGGGTGATGGCACCGGGCCGGATATCTGGCGCGCCACAGTACGGGTGCTCGATGCAGCAGTCGAGCGTGCCTATGGCGGCAGCCGCAAGATCCGCTGGATGGAAATTTATGCCGGCGAAAAAGCCAATCGCCTGACCGGCACCTGGCTGCCGGACGAGACGGTCGATGCCTGCCGCGACTTCCTGGTTGCGATCAAAGGACCCCTCACCACGCCGGTAGGCCGTGGCATCCGCTCGCTGAACGTGGCGCTGCGCCAGCTGCTCGACCTGTATGTCTGCCTGCGCCCGGTACGCTGGTTCAACGGTGTTCCTTCACCGGTGCGCAACCCCGCCGATGTCGACATGGTGATATTTCGTGAGAACACCGAGGACATTTATGCCGGCATCGAGTTTGAAAACGGCACCTCTGACAATGCGCGGTTTCTCGCGCTGTTTCGCGAGCATTTTCCCGACGAGTACAGCAAGATCCGTTTCCCGGAAACCTCGGGAA
Encoded here:
- a CDS encoding acyl-CoA thioesterase, yielding MDALGHVNNIVYFRYFESARMAYFERIGFGEPATGIGPILAETRCRFRAPLRYPDYIAVGARARAVETDRFTMDYAVAGHRDRRIVAEGSGLVVCYDYQSHRKTALPGAIVDAIEQLQSP